TTTGGCAAAAGCATTTTTCTCCTGTTGGGCGGCATTGTGATCGGCATGATCTCGAATGAAAACGGCATTCAAGGGATCAAGCCGCTTTTTGGCGACCTGTTTTATGGCCTTTTGTGCATCTTCCTTCTCCACATGGGCATGGTTTCGTGCCAAAACTTGCGGCGCCTCGAGGGGTTTCACCCGCTGCGGTTTTCCTTTGCGTTTGTGTTCCCGGTCATCGGGGGTACGCTGGGCGTTTTCGTGGGCAAGATGCTCGGCATGTCGTTGGGCGGCGCCACCCTGCTCGGGGTGCTGACGGCCAGCGCCTCGTACATTGCCGCGCCGGCTGCCATTTCCCAGGCCATTCCCAGCGCCAATCCCGGGTTGTACCTGTCGGCCAGCATCGGCTTTACGCTTCCTTTTAATCTGATTGTCGGGATTCCCACCTATTTCTGGATGGCCAACGTGTTGTAACGGCTGCCGATGTCAGCAGGGGAGGATCGTTCAATGGCGTTGCCTACCTTGTTTGTGGCCCACGGCGCGCCGACGCTTGCCGTGGAGGACAGCGCGTACGCCCGCTTTCTTCGGCGGCTCGGCGAGGAGCTGGAGCGCCCGCGCGCCCTTGTCGTGTTGACCGCCCACTGGCTGCACCCGACGCAGCAGGTGAGCGGGGCGGCGCAGCACCGTCTGCTTTACGACTTTTTCGGATTTCCCGAGGAGCTGTATCGGCTGACGTACCCCGCAAAGGGCGATCCCGAACTTGCGCGGGCGATCGCGAACCGCCTCGCCCAGGAAGGGATCCCCTGTTCCCTCGACGCCGAGCGGGGATTGGACCATGGCGTGTGGGTACCCCTTTCCCTCCTGTATCCTCGAGCGGACATTCCCGTTGTGGCTCTGTCGGTCAACCCGAGCCTGCCGCCCGAGGTGCAGTACCGCATTGGGCGGGCGCTCGCCTTCCTGCGCGCCGAGGGCGTGCTGGTCATCGGCAGCGGGGGCACGGTGCACAACCTGCGCGCCCTCGACTGGGCGGCGGCGGAGGCCGAGGCGTGGGCCGTGCAGTTTGACGACTGGCTGGCGGGAACGCTTTCGGCATGGGATTTGCCGTCCCTCTTTCGCTACAAGGAGCTGGCCCCGCACGCGGAACGGGCGGTGCCGACCATGGAACATTTCGTTCCGTTGCTTGTGGCGATGGGGGCGGCGGATGACGCCCGGCGGGCCGTACGCCTGTACCAGACTTACACGTACGGTTCGCTCAGCCTGAACTGCTGGCGGTTTGGGTGAGAAGAGGCGGATGGCAACGGCCGCTCGGTGCTTGCCGGGCGGCTTTTTGCTTGCGGAACGTTTGTGAACGTTATGAATTTCACAAGCGCGAAATGTTAAGGTATTGTTAAGGGATCGTTAAGTCTTCGTTGATCCCGTTTTGCTGTGGCCTGTTTTCCTACTATCATAGAAGGGGTGAACAAGCTTTCGTGTGGGAGGAATGAACCTTGTTCTTCAACCGATCGAAAGACGAGCTGTTCTACCAGACGCTGATCGACGCGGCGGCCAACATCGTCGAGGCCGTGCGGCTGTTTAAAGAGAACGTCGAAACGCTCCGCGAGAAGGAAGCCTATGCGGAGCGGCTGAAGGAGCTGGAGTCGAAGGGTGACCAGTATACCCACTTGCTCATCAGGGAGCTCAACCAGACGTTCATGACGCCCCTCGACCGCGAGGACATCTATCAACTGGCGGTGAAGCTGGACGACGTGCTGGACGGCGTGGAAGCCTGTGCGTCACGCTTTGTCTACTTCCGCGTGGAAAAGACGACACCGTACCTGCTTGAGTTTGCCAACGTGTTGGAACAGTCGGCGACCTACCTCCACGAGGCGTTCGTGGCCTTGAAGAAGCGCGATTACGCGGCGATTCGCAAGATCAGCGTGGAGCTCAACCTCCTGGAAAACGAGGGCGACCGGCTGATGCGGGAAGGGGTGGGGAGCCTGTTCGACGGCACGACCGACCCGATCGAGCTGATCAAGATGAAGGAGATCTACGAAAAGCTGGAGGGCATCACCGACATCGTCGAGGATGTCGCAGACGTCCTGGAAAGCGTGGTCATGAAGTATGCTTGATCCGATGGTCTTGCTCGTTCTGGTCGTCGTGCTGGCCCTCCTCTTCGACTTCACGAACGGCTGGAACGATTCGGCCAACGCCATTGCCACGGTGGTGGGCACCCGCACCTTGACGCCCATGAAGGCCGTCATCCTGGCGGCTGTGCTCAACCTGGCCGGAGCGTTTTTCTCCACGGCGGTGGCGAAGGCCATCGGCAAGGACATTGTGGATCCCAACGGTGTGACGC
This portion of the Calditerricola satsumensis genome encodes:
- a CDS encoding DODA-type extradiol aromatic ring-opening family dioxygenase, which encodes MALPTLFVAHGAPTLAVEDSAYARFLRRLGEELERPRALVVLTAHWLHPTQQVSGAAQHRLLYDFFGFPEELYRLTYPAKGDPELARAIANRLAQEGIPCSLDAERGLDHGVWVPLSLLYPRADIPVVALSVNPSLPPEVQYRIGRALAFLRAEGVLVIGSGGTVHNLRALDWAAAEAEAWAVQFDDWLAGTLSAWDLPSLFRYKELAPHAERAVPTMEHFVPLLVAMGAADDARRAVRLYQTYTYGSLSLNCWRFG
- a CDS encoding DUF47 domain-containing protein; this encodes MFFNRSKDELFYQTLIDAAANIVEAVRLFKENVETLREKEAYAERLKELESKGDQYTHLLIRELNQTFMTPLDREDIYQLAVKLDDVLDGVEACASRFVYFRVEKTTPYLLEFANVLEQSATYLHEAFVALKKRDYAAIRKISVELNLLENEGDRLMREGVGSLFDGTTDPIELIKMKEIYEKLEGITDIVEDVADVLESVVMKYA